In one window of Cytophagaceae bacterium ABcell3 DNA:
- a CDS encoding GWxTD domain-containing protein: MKLKVGIFFFHIFLCACTMQEKLMNHNRSYTYMSGSEKITHRVLTDGKNLKVLIKTVPNDILTHYTVLLEVKENYKSHEVLYRDSIAKPILQHNVKEINIPGEYRNKILVLRLIHNTGKYSYLYDIPLRRNAQSAFHMFRNHEPMPENYARANDTLAIKGTAEKDSVFYLFHYSNKFKSAEPPIWANRSIKKNLSIDTMLTVKADTPFLLPQPGMYFIQKDTNSLEGRSIYVSPNRYPAVTKPDELLAPLAYIMSPMEFEELSHYEDTKKAVELFWLTTGGSKEHTKMLIKKFYHQVENANILFTTHKEGWKTDKGMIYILFGVPEEVFRYGQYEEWFYYDDFNSTGISFTFVKKESIFSSNHYELIRKGSYRTYWQKTLEKWRNGILVR; this comes from the coding sequence ATGAAGCTGAAAGTAGGAATATTTTTTTTCCATATTTTTTTATGCGCCTGCACTATGCAGGAAAAGCTGATGAACCACAACCGTTCATATACCTATATGAGCGGTTCAGAAAAAATCACACATAGGGTTTTAACAGACGGCAAAAACCTGAAAGTATTGATTAAAACAGTACCAAACGATATCCTGACACATTATACCGTATTGCTAGAGGTAAAGGAAAACTATAAGTCGCATGAGGTATTATATAGAGACAGCATTGCTAAACCAATATTGCAGCATAATGTAAAAGAGATTAACATTCCTGGCGAGTACCGAAACAAAATACTGGTACTCCGATTAATACATAATACGGGCAAGTACAGTTACTTATATGACATTCCACTAAGAAGAAATGCACAGTCTGCATTTCACATGTTCCGCAACCATGAACCCATGCCAGAAAATTATGCAAGGGCAAATGACACATTAGCTATAAAAGGCACCGCCGAGAAAGATTCTGTATTTTATCTTTTTCATTACAGCAACAAATTCAAAAGTGCAGAACCTCCTATATGGGCAAACAGGAGCATCAAAAAAAACCTAAGTATTGACACCATGCTCACAGTAAAAGCGGACACGCCTTTCCTCCTGCCTCAACCCGGTATGTATTTCATTCAAAAAGACACCAATAGTCTAGAAGGACGAAGCATATATGTCAGCCCTAACCGCTACCCTGCTGTCACAAAACCTGATGAATTACTGGCTCCATTGGCCTACATTATGTCTCCAATGGAATTTGAAGAACTATCCCATTACGAAGATACCAAAAAGGCTGTAGAGCTTTTCTGGCTTACTACGGGAGGTTCTAAAGAGCACACAAAAATGCTCATTAAAAAATTTTATCACCAAGTAGAAAACGCTAACATTCTTTTCACCACGCATAAAGAAGGCTGGAAAACAGATAAAGGCATGATATACATCCTTTTTGGTGTTCCAGAAGAGGTATTTAGATATGGACAATATGAGGAATGGTTTTACTACGATGATTTTAATAGTACAGGGATTAGTTTTACTTTTGTCAAAAAAGAAAGCATATTCTCTAGCAACCACTATGAGTTAATCCGTAAAGGTAGCTATAGAACCTATTGGCAAAAGACACTTGAAAAATGGAGAAATGGAATCCTGGTAAGATAA
- a CDS encoding DUF2723 domain-containing protein codes for MLEYQKLNNITGWIVFLFAAIVYTLTVEPTASFWDAGEFIAAAYKLQVPHPPGAPLYLLIGRFFSLFTSDLEKVALYINMVSVITSAATILFLFWTITMLAKKLVLTNNETPSLGQQIAILGSGAVGALAFTFSDSFWFSAVEAEVYAMSSFFTALVFWAILKWESRADEPGSDRWLIFIGYAVGLSIGVHLLNLLAIPAIAFVYYFKKYKVSKQGVVLTFVVGAVIIGVIMSGIIVGLPSLAGSFELFFVNTLGTPFGTGIIIFSIIFIALLTYGIIYSNKHEKRVLNTVLLTFTFIVIGYASYGIIPIRSNYNPPIDENNPENILSFVSYLKREQYGDRPLIKGPLFTAGYPDVKRGAPLYRKDSEKGRYVIYDYRREYIYDKEHMVLFPRMYSTQSHHVEAYKERANLAPGQRPTTADNISYFLNYQLYHMYLRYLLWNFAGRESDIQDADWLGPTDWFEKDLPHYLEVNKARNNFFMIPLILGLIGLVFHYTRHNKDANVVMLFFFFTGIAIIIYLNQPPVEPRERDYTFAGSFYAFSIWIGLGVLALREWIGKLLKAPVIASSLALVIGLTAPGIMMAEGWDDHDRSNRWHSVDSAKNLLNSCAPNAILFTGGDNDTFPLWYVQEVEGFRTDVRVCNLSLLNTDWYINQMKRDVYESEALPISLEFEDYIQGTNDALYFQEVDRFKDRGISLPGYINLVKQRNSLVMAQTRSGDAVTTFPSRKFFLPVSKDAAAQAVPEDLRDFIVDRMTWSINQSTLEKKDLIMLDMISTNNWERPIYFSTTLSQANFLNLKEYTQLEGMAHRLLPAKLPGASQGWINTEIMHDNLMNNFHYRELDNPDVYYDENHLRFPLNLRTQFQRLAGQLELEDNKEQALEVINHCFAVMPDTSIPYDVSIPPFVPILLKLGERDKAIEITETMGDRAVENLAYLERKNTPYTNRDYYLNLHVLNTLITGLRNHGETDLAARYDETFRRYERMLGR; via the coding sequence ATGCTTGAATACCAAAAACTAAACAACATCACAGGCTGGATTGTGTTTTTATTCGCAGCCATTGTTTACACACTTACGGTTGAACCAACAGCGAGCTTCTGGGATGCCGGTGAATTTATTGCAGCAGCATACAAATTACAAGTGCCCCACCCGCCAGGCGCACCTCTATATCTATTAATAGGTAGGTTCTTTTCTTTATTTACTTCAGATTTAGAAAAAGTGGCCTTATACATTAATATGGTATCAGTAATTACCAGTGCAGCCACAATACTGTTCTTGTTCTGGACCATTACCATGTTGGCTAAGAAACTTGTTCTTACTAATAATGAAACTCCTAGCCTAGGACAACAAATAGCAATTTTAGGCAGTGGTGCTGTAGGAGCACTTGCATTTACCTTTTCTGATTCATTTTGGTTTTCGGCTGTGGAGGCTGAGGTATATGCCATGTCTTCTTTCTTTACCGCTTTGGTTTTTTGGGCTATTTTAAAATGGGAATCACGTGCAGATGAGCCTGGTTCTGACAGATGGCTTATTTTTATTGGTTATGCAGTAGGACTTTCTATTGGTGTTCACTTGCTAAACCTACTTGCTATACCAGCAATTGCTTTTGTGTATTACTTTAAAAAGTATAAAGTAAGCAAGCAGGGAGTGGTTCTTACCTTTGTAGTCGGCGCTGTAATCATTGGTGTGATTATGTCCGGTATTATTGTAGGATTACCTTCTCTGGCAGGTAGCTTTGAGTTGTTTTTTGTTAATACACTAGGCACGCCTTTTGGGACTGGGATTATTATCTTTTCCATCATATTTATAGCGTTGCTAACATATGGAATTATATATTCTAACAAGCATGAAAAAAGGGTTCTAAATACAGTTTTGCTAACTTTCACCTTCATCGTTATAGGATACGCTTCTTATGGAATTATTCCTATCAGATCGAATTATAATCCACCGATAGATGAAAACAACCCTGAAAATATATTAAGCTTTGTATCCTATCTGAAAAGAGAGCAGTATGGAGACCGTCCTTTAATTAAAGGTCCATTATTTACTGCTGGCTACCCTGACGTAAAAAGAGGTGCGCCTCTATACCGTAAGGATTCAGAAAAGGGTAGATATGTTATATATGACTACCGTAGGGAATACATATATGACAAAGAGCACATGGTACTGTTTCCACGTATGTACAGTACCCAGTCGCACCATGTGGAAGCGTACAAAGAAAGGGCGAACTTGGCACCTGGCCAAAGGCCGACTACCGCTGACAATATCAGCTACTTCTTAAACTACCAACTTTATCACATGTACCTGCGTTACCTGCTATGGAATTTTGCCGGCAGGGAAAGCGATATACAGGATGCTGACTGGTTAGGGCCAACAGATTGGTTTGAAAAAGACCTACCGCACTACCTGGAAGTCAATAAAGCAAGGAACAACTTCTTTATGATACCGCTTATTCTCGGATTGATAGGTTTAGTCTTCCATTATACGCGGCACAATAAAGATGCAAACGTGGTAATGCTCTTCTTCTTCTTTACGGGTATAGCCATTATTATCTACCTGAACCAGCCTCCTGTAGAACCCCGTGAGCGGGACTATACATTTGCAGGGTCTTTCTATGCATTCTCCATATGGATTGGCTTAGGAGTACTTGCTTTGAGAGAATGGATTGGCAAGCTTTTAAAAGCGCCTGTTATTGCATCATCCCTTGCGCTGGTCATTGGACTGACCGCTCCTGGTATCATGATGGCAGAAGGATGGGACGACCATGACCGCTCGAACAGATGGCATTCTGTAGATTCGGCCAAAAATCTTTTAAACTCTTGTGCACCTAACGCAATCCTATTTACAGGGGGAGATAATGATACGTTCCCGCTATGGTACGTTCAGGAAGTTGAAGGTTTCCGTACAGATGTTCGTGTATGTAACTTGAGCCTTTTAAATACCGACTGGTATATAAACCAGATGAAAAGGGATGTATATGAATCTGAAGCACTGCCAATTTCATTAGAGTTCGAAGATTATATCCAAGGCACTAATGACGCTTTATATTTCCAAGAAGTAGACAGGTTCAAGGATAGAGGTATCAGCCTTCCTGGGTACATTAACCTGGTAAAGCAAAGAAACTCTTTAGTAATGGCTCAGACCAGAAGCGGCGATGCTGTTACGACCTTCCCTTCAAGAAAGTTCTTCTTGCCTGTAAGCAAAGATGCGGCAGCACAAGCTGTACCTGAAGATTTAAGGGATTTCATTGTTGATAGAATGACTTGGTCAATCAACCAAAGCACATTGGAGAAAAAAGATTTGATCATGCTAGATATGATCTCTACCAACAACTGGGAAAGGCCAATTTATTTCTCGACGACGCTATCTCAAGCAAACTTCCTAAACCTAAAGGAATATACACAGCTAGAAGGGATGGCCCATAGATTACTACCGGCAAAACTGCCAGGTGCATCTCAAGGATGGATCAATACGGAAATTATGCATGATAACCTCATGAACAACTTCCACTACAGGGAGCTTGACAACCCTGATGTGTATTATGATGAAAACCACTTGAGGTTCCCGCTAAACTTAAGGACTCAGTTCCAAAGACTAGCAGGACAGTTAGAGCTTGAAGACAATAAAGAGCAGGCCTTAGAGGTAATAAACCATTGCTTCGCAGTAATGCCAGACACCTCTATACCTTATGATGTTTCCATACCTCCGTTCGTCCCAATTCTACTAAAACTAGGAGAACGAGACAAAGCAATTGAGATAACAGAAACAATGGGAGATAGAGCGGTAGAGAACTTGGCTTATCTGGAAAGAAAAAACACCCCTTATACCAACAGGGACTATTATCTGAACCTGCATGTTCTCAACACGCTCATAACAGGTTTGAGAAACCATGGAGAAACAGATTTAGCTGCCAGATACGATGAAACGTTTAGAAGGTATGAACGAATGTTAGGCAGGTAA
- a CDS encoding T9SS type A sorting domain-containing protein, which translates to MKKLVLIIFSILLITPVFSQDTNDGEMAMKWEGGEQKFEMVLSPNPFEDQLNIKVTPGGKKITGIRIVDLIGKEVAWIDFSGGINNYTLDSSNIKPGIYFCSVYSDKGIIETKKLFRTK; encoded by the coding sequence ATGAAAAAACTTGTACTAATAATATTCAGTATTTTGCTCATAACACCAGTTTTCAGCCAAGACACCAACGATGGTGAAATGGCCATGAAGTGGGAAGGTGGAGAGCAGAAGTTTGAAATGGTGCTTTCTCCCAATCCGTTTGAAGACCAGCTCAATATAAAGGTCACTCCTGGGGGTAAAAAAATAACAGGGATACGCATTGTAGATTTGATAGGCAAAGAAGTTGCATGGATAGATTTCTCTGGTGGAATAAATAACTACACACTTGACTCCAGCAATATCAAACCTGGCATCTACTTCTGCAGTGTATACTCCGATAAAGGTATTATCGAAACTAAGAAACTTTTCAGAACTAAATAA
- a CDS encoding YifB family Mg chelatase-like AAA ATPase, protein MVAKTFGSAVYGVNAFMVTIETVVGQGTKFHMVGLPDSAVKESEQRVESAIKHLGYRMPRQKIVVNLAPADIRKEGTAYDLPIALGILSASDQMCGDKLDQYVIMGELSLDGHVRPVKGVLPIAIEARKHKYKGFILPKENEAEAAIVNNLDVLGVEHIQEAVDFFNGQGTLTPYVSDTRDIFYSSLESYEADFSNVQGQENIKRALEIAAAGGHNVIMIGPPGAGKTMLAKRIPSILPPLSLQEALETTKIHSVAGRLDKAASLISQRPFRAPHHTISDVALVGGGGIPQPGEISLAHNGVLFLDELPEFKRTVLEVMRQPLEERKVTISRARLTVDFPSNFMLVASMNPCPCGFYNHPEKECVCGPGVVQRYLNKVSGPLLDRIDLHVEVTPVSFEEITANRKAEPSKSIRERVMKAREVQSARFKDNKGIYSNSMMPPQMVKELCQVNDAGKTLLKTAMERLGLSARAYDRILKVARTIADLADSKEIKIEHLAEAIQYRSLDRENWAG, encoded by the coding sequence ATGGTTGCAAAAACATTTGGAAGTGCGGTTTACGGAGTAAATGCCTTTATGGTGACCATAGAAACTGTGGTCGGACAGGGAACTAAATTTCACATGGTGGGACTGCCCGACAGTGCCGTCAAAGAAAGCGAACAAAGAGTAGAATCTGCCATAAAACATTTGGGCTATAGAATGCCCCGGCAAAAGATTGTGGTCAACCTGGCTCCCGCAGATATTCGCAAAGAAGGCACCGCATACGACTTGCCTATTGCATTGGGCATATTATCAGCGTCTGACCAAATGTGCGGAGACAAACTTGATCAATATGTTATCATGGGCGAACTTTCCTTAGACGGACATGTAAGACCGGTCAAAGGTGTGTTGCCCATAGCTATAGAGGCTAGAAAGCATAAATACAAAGGATTTATACTTCCCAAAGAAAATGAAGCAGAAGCCGCTATTGTCAATAACCTCGACGTATTAGGCGTAGAGCATATACAAGAAGCCGTTGATTTCTTTAATGGCCAAGGTACGCTTACCCCTTACGTTTCTGACACTAGAGATATTTTCTACAGCAGTTTAGAAAGCTATGAAGCGGACTTCTCCAATGTACAAGGACAGGAAAACATTAAGAGAGCACTGGAAATAGCAGCTGCAGGTGGCCATAATGTAATAATGATAGGTCCTCCAGGAGCAGGTAAGACTATGCTCGCTAAAAGGATACCCTCCATCCTTCCCCCGCTTTCATTGCAAGAAGCACTAGAAACCACGAAAATACATTCTGTAGCTGGCCGCTTAGACAAAGCAGCTTCATTAATCTCACAGCGCCCCTTTAGGGCTCCCCACCATACCATTAGCGATGTCGCATTGGTAGGCGGTGGAGGCATACCCCAACCTGGAGAAATTTCCCTAGCCCACAATGGCGTACTATTTCTTGACGAACTGCCTGAGTTCAAAAGGACAGTATTGGAAGTAATGAGACAGCCACTAGAGGAAAGGAAAGTAACCATAAGCCGCGCAAGGCTGACTGTAGACTTCCCTTCCAATTTCATGTTGGTCGCCAGCATGAACCCATGCCCTTGTGGTTTTTACAACCACCCCGAAAAAGAGTGTGTCTGCGGTCCAGGAGTGGTACAAAGGTACCTCAACAAAGTAAGCGGTCCACTGCTAGACCGTATAGACCTGCATGTAGAGGTGACCCCGGTTTCTTTTGAAGAAATTACAGCTAATAGAAAAGCTGAACCTAGCAAATCCATACGTGAAAGGGTAATGAAAGCCAGAGAGGTTCAGTCTGCCAGGTTTAAAGACAACAAAGGGATATATTCAAATTCGATGATGCCCCCACAAATGGTCAAAGAATTATGCCAAGTCAACGATGCAGGGAAAACATTACTAAAAACCGCAATGGAAAGGTTAGGCTTGTCTGCACGGGCTTATGACAGGATATTAAAAGTAGCCAGAACCATCGCAGACCTTGCAGACAGCAAAGAAATAAAAATAGAGCATCTGGCAGAGGCAATCCAATACAGAAGCTTGGACAGGGAAAACTGGGCAGGTTGA
- the lpcA gene encoding D-sedoheptulose 7-phosphate isomerase has protein sequence MSLTNIIDKELTVAAKVLEDFKNDPQSIAAIEQAVKIMVEAIKSGGKVISCGNGGSACDAMHFAEELTGRYRENRKPIPAISISDQGHITCTANDYGFEHVFSRYVQALGNPRDVLLAISTSGNSANVLKAAEQAQKASMKVIGLSGRTGGKLSDISDITIKVPYDGYADRIQEVHIKIIHIIILLLEKHLT, from the coding sequence ATGAGCCTAACCAATATTATCGATAAAGAATTGACCGTTGCTGCCAAAGTTCTTGAGGATTTTAAAAACGATCCACAAAGCATTGCAGCGATAGAACAAGCGGTAAAAATAATGGTAGAAGCTATTAAATCAGGGGGTAAAGTAATCTCTTGTGGAAATGGCGGGTCTGCCTGCGACGCGATGCATTTTGCCGAAGAGCTTACCGGAAGGTATAGGGAAAACAGAAAACCGATTCCAGCCATAAGCATTTCAGACCAAGGGCATATTACCTGCACGGCCAATGACTATGGTTTTGAGCATGTTTTTTCGAGATATGTCCAAGCACTAGGAAACCCGAGAGACGTACTTCTGGCAATAAGTACCAGCGGCAACTCTGCCAATGTACTAAAAGCCGCAGAGCAAGCCCAAAAAGCTTCAATGAAAGTTATCGGGCTCAGTGGGCGAACTGGAGGAAAATTGTCTGACATTTCAGATATAACCATTAAAGTACCTTATGACGGCTATGCCGACAGAATTCAGGAAGTACACATTAAAATTATACATATTATTATTTTATTGTTAGAAAAACATCTTACCTGA
- a CDS encoding phosphatidylserine decarboxylase family protein — translation MVIHKEGFKILTWLFVILAIFIVIVFYVFPDSNHLQTISIIVCVFIYLLILQFFRSPKRRTVINENHVIAPADGKVVVIEEVDEPEFFNEKRRQVSIFMSPINVHINRNPISGVVSYFKYHAGKYLVAWHPKSSTENERTTIVVQGKGNKSVLIRQIAGALAKRIVWYLKAGEEVKQGEELGFIKFGSRVDLLLPLDAKIKVNIGQKTRGGETVIAEFEEEKNI, via the coding sequence ATGGTTATACATAAAGAAGGATTTAAAATCCTCACTTGGTTATTTGTTATATTAGCAATTTTTATTGTTATCGTTTTTTACGTATTTCCCGATAGCAATCATTTACAGACAATATCCATTATTGTATGTGTTTTTATTTACTTACTTATACTACAGTTCTTTAGAAGCCCCAAAAGAAGAACAGTTATTAACGAGAATCATGTGATTGCCCCCGCCGATGGCAAAGTGGTAGTAATAGAAGAGGTAGACGAACCTGAGTTTTTTAACGAAAAGAGAAGACAAGTTTCTATTTTCATGTCTCCTATCAATGTACATATTAACAGAAACCCTATTTCAGGGGTGGTTTCCTATTTCAAATACCATGCTGGTAAGTACTTAGTGGCATGGCACCCGAAGTCGAGCACAGAAAATGAGCGAACCACCATTGTTGTTCAAGGGAAAGGCAACAAATCAGTGCTTATCAGACAAATTGCAGGCGCATTAGCCAAAAGAATCGTGTGGTATCTAAAAGCGGGTGAAGAGGTAAAACAAGGTGAGGAACTAGGATTTATAAAGTTTGGGTCGAGGGTAGACTTACTGCTTCCATTAGACGCCAAAATCAAGGTAAATATAGGACAAAAAACCAGGGGCGGCGAAACTGTAATCGCCGAATTCGAAGAAGAAAAAAATATTTGA
- a CDS encoding phosphatidate cytidylyltransferase, whose product MKLNLSSKSNLHQRILAGLVGAATIVLLIVLNEWTFFFLFAAICVIALQEFYKMMESSGLKPNRIYGTALGLFIFTIVFFIEYGLLHARTFYMIIPIFFLLFIMELFTKHDKPFHNIAFTFLGIIYIAFPLAMLSIPAFSTGTYNYGHILSVLLIIWATDTGAYIAGRAFGKNKLFERISPKKTWEGSIGGAILSVATALVLSTFFTTLSPLNWVFLALIIMVFGSFGDLVESLLKRSLDIKDSGALIPGHGGFLDRFDSLLIASPFIAAYFKILF is encoded by the coding sequence ATGAAATTAAATTTGAGTAGTAAAAGCAATCTTCACCAAAGAATATTGGCCGGACTAGTTGGTGCCGCTACAATTGTCCTTTTAATTGTCCTCAACGAATGGACATTTTTCTTTTTGTTTGCAGCAATCTGTGTTATTGCATTGCAGGAATTCTACAAAATGATGGAGTCTTCTGGCCTAAAGCCAAACCGTATTTATGGAACAGCTTTGGGACTGTTTATATTTACAATCGTTTTTTTCATAGAATATGGGTTACTGCATGCAAGAACCTTTTACATGATTATCCCCATATTCTTTTTACTGTTTATCATGGAACTTTTCACAAAACACGATAAACCGTTCCACAATATAGCCTTTACTTTTTTAGGCATCATTTATATAGCATTTCCTTTGGCCATGCTATCCATTCCGGCATTTAGCACCGGCACGTACAACTATGGCCACATACTATCAGTCCTTCTAATCATTTGGGCCACAGACACAGGAGCATATATTGCAGGCCGCGCTTTTGGGAAAAACAAATTATTTGAACGTATTTCTCCAAAAAAAACCTGGGAAGGAAGTATTGGTGGCGCAATATTAAGTGTAGCAACAGCACTGGTATTATCGACTTTTTTTACTACGCTCTCTCCACTTAACTGGGTATTTTTGGCCTTGATCATCATGGTTTTTGGAAGTTTCGGCGACTTGGTAGAATCCCTGCTTAAAAGAAGCCTTGACATCAAGGATTCTGGGGCGCTGATTCCAGGACACGGCGGCTTTTTGGACAGGTTTGACAGCTTGCTTATAGCCTCTCCATTTATAGCAGCCTATTTCAAAATCCTTTTTTAA
- a CDS encoding DUF2007 domain-containing protein, protein MINWQKVYSTDKHHRAELVKDVLADNQIEAVIINKKDSSYHFGEFEIHVTRDNVIKALKIIEDEIKFE, encoded by the coding sequence ATGATTAATTGGCAGAAAGTTTATTCCACAGACAAACACCATAGGGCAGAATTGGTTAAGGATGTGTTGGCAGACAATCAAATAGAAGCAGTAATTATTAACAAAAAAGACAGTTCTTATCATTTTGGTGAGTTTGAAATTCATGTAACCAGAGACAATGTCATAAAGGCGCTAAAGATTATAGAAGATGAAATTAAATTTGAGTAG
- a CDS encoding CPBP family intramembrane glutamic endopeptidase encodes MENRHTEDIPGPLKVLKFAGILLRLFGFLIVGAFITRGLVTLLTGEPIAELEDILAITDDEQRQRNLLLIMQGASAFSTFLLLPLLYIIYIQKDLRPTLQFQTPRFSYFLVLAVAIFFTAMPFISYLVEWNQQWRFPVPQIQEAFEQLDERAEKLTRILIYFEDFYEIFPILLVVAILPGIGEELLFRGIIQNEMRSIVNPHIAIWVTAILFSIIHFQFQGFLPRVALGALFGYLYYWSGNLWIPIIIHFINNSFTFAIMSYARITGTPEETETAPALTFILTLVSVMLIVAYQRLSLAIKNQEHD; translated from the coding sequence ATGGAAAACAGACATACAGAAGACATACCTGGACCTTTAAAAGTTCTGAAATTTGCGGGCATACTGCTTCGGCTCTTCGGATTTCTAATTGTAGGCGCATTCATAACCAGAGGGTTAGTAACCCTGCTAACAGGCGAACCTATTGCTGAACTTGAAGATATTTTAGCAATTACCGATGATGAACAGCGACAAAGAAACCTACTGCTTATCATGCAGGGGGCAAGTGCTTTTTCAACCTTTCTGCTTTTGCCCTTACTGTATATAATTTATATACAAAAAGACTTGCGGCCGACCCTTCAATTTCAAACACCAAGGTTCTCTTATTTCTTAGTATTGGCAGTAGCTATATTTTTTACCGCCATGCCTTTCATATCCTATCTAGTAGAATGGAACCAGCAATGGAGGTTTCCTGTGCCACAAATACAGGAAGCGTTTGAGCAATTGGATGAACGAGCAGAAAAACTAACCCGAATCCTTATATATTTTGAAGACTTTTACGAGATTTTTCCAATCCTTCTCGTAGTAGCCATCCTACCAGGCATTGGAGAAGAGCTCCTTTTTAGAGGTATTATCCAAAATGAAATGCGGAGCATTGTAAACCCACACATTGCCATTTGGGTCACAGCTATTTTATTCAGCATTATCCACTTTCAGTTCCAAGGTTTTTTGCCGAGGGTAGCGTTAGGTGCATTATTTGGTTATCTGTATTACTGGTCTGGGAACCTCTGGATCCCTATTATTATACATTTTATCAATAATAGCTTTACCTTTGCCATTATGAGCTATGCCAGAATTACAGGTACTCCTGAAGAAACTGAAACCGCTCCGGCTTTAACATTTATCCTTACTCTTGTGTCTGTTATGCTTATAGTAGCATATCAACGTTTATCATTAGCAATAAAAAACCAAGAGCATGATTAA
- the dusB gene encoding tRNA dihydrouridine synthase DusB, giving the protein MVKIGNIELGEFPLLLAPMEDVSDPPFRAVCKENGADLMYTEFIAAEGLIRDAAKSKQKLDIYDYERPIGIQIFGEKIESMREASAIAEAAGPELVDINYGCPVKKVACKGAGAGILLDLPKMQKMTEEIVKRCNLPVTVKTRLGWDHSTIKILEVAKRLQDVGIQALTIHGRTRQQMYKGVADWSYIAEVKNCQDIKIPIFGNGDIDSPEKALEYKNRYGVDGIMIGRAAIGYPWIFNEIKHFMKTGKHLPKPDINDRVDAVRKHLQRSVEWKGPRTGIMEMRMHYSNYFRGLPDFKPYRTRLVTVDSYEEVLEILEEVSSNYVGNIV; this is encoded by the coding sequence TTGGTAAAGATAGGAAACATAGAGCTAGGAGAGTTCCCACTTCTGCTAGCGCCGATGGAAGATGTTAGCGATCCTCCATTTCGTGCTGTTTGTAAAGAAAACGGTGCCGACTTAATGTACACTGAGTTCATTGCTGCCGAAGGACTTATTAGAGATGCTGCAAAAAGTAAGCAGAAACTCGATATTTATGACTATGAACGTCCTATTGGCATCCAGATCTTTGGAGAAAAAATAGAATCAATGCGAGAAGCTTCTGCTATAGCTGAAGCCGCAGGTCCTGAACTGGTGGATATTAATTATGGGTGTCCTGTGAAAAAAGTGGCCTGTAAAGGTGCTGGTGCAGGGATTTTGTTAGACCTCCCAAAAATGCAGAAAATGACAGAGGAAATTGTCAAAAGGTGTAACCTGCCCGTGACGGTAAAGACCAGGTTAGGGTGGGACCATAGCACTATTAAAATTCTAGAGGTAGCTAAAAGATTGCAAGATGTCGGCATTCAGGCTTTGACTATTCATGGGCGCACCAGGCAACAAATGTATAAGGGGGTGGCAGATTGGAGCTATATCGCCGAAGTAAAAAATTGTCAAGACATTAAAATTCCTATTTTCGGCAATGGTGATATTGACTCTCCTGAAAAAGCTTTAGAATATAAAAACAGGTACGGTGTAGATGGGATAATGATTGGAAGGGCTGCCATTGGATACCCTTGGATATTCAATGAAATCAAGCATTTCATGAAAACAGGGAAACATTTGCCTAAGCCTGATATCAATGACCGTGTAGATGCAGTACGGAAGCACCTTCAAAGATCTGTGGAGTGGAAAGGGCCTCGTACAGGAATAATGGAAATGCGCATGCATTATTCTAACTACTTTAGAGGATTGCCTGATTTTAAACCTTATAGGACAAGGTTGGTGACAGTAGATTCTTATGAAGAGGTTCTTGAAATCCTTGAAGAAGTATCTAGCAATTACGTTGGAAACATTGTCTAA